The sequence below is a genomic window from Thermoproteota archaeon.
GAATAGTTTTTTGTCCTTCAATTCTAAATGGATTAATTGAGTTAACTGTGTATCCGTTGGAGTTTTTTGCATCTTCTAATGATTGACTTAATGCATCGTCAAAATTTCCTTCTACTTCAATAATTTGAGCGCCAAATTGATATGCCTGACTAAGTTTACCAGGGGCAATTTGACCTTTGGGTATGTATACATCACAGTCAATGCCTTCATTGGCTGCAAACATTCCGGCAGATGCTGATGTATTGCCTGTTGATGCGCAAACTATTTTTTTTGCATTAACCAACTTTGCGTGAGTTACTGCAGACGCCATGCCGTTATCTTTGAATGAGCCGCTTGGATTGTATCCTTCTGGTTGAAGCCATAAATTTCCAGAATGTAATCCTACAAACTCTGCTGCTTTTGACATGTGATAGGGTTTTGATTGCCTACCTTCTGAGCCATCAAGTGAAACAAGATACTTGGAACATTCTTCAAGATCTTCAGTATCTATTTGACAAAAATTTAATAATTCACGAAATCTCCAAACTCCACTTTCATTAAATATACTTCCTTCAGGATTCCTTCTCTTAAGAAAAGTTTCTTTGAGACTAGCGGGTTGTTTATTTTTGTATTTTACATCTAATAGATGACCTTTCTCACATTCTACTACCACACTGTTAATTGGATACTCTAAACCGCATTTGGGATCAATACACTTCAAGTATGCACTATCTTGCATTGCCAATAGGTTATGCGGTACTGATTTAAAGTTAACATTATTTGATTTGTAATTCTAAACTTATAGTCTGGATAATTTTCAATACTTTTGTGGTTACTAAAGACGAATATGTAAAAGGAATTTTAGAGCAGATCCTTGTTGCCTATAGTACCATTTCTGCTATTAAGGATAAACCCGGAACCTTAGACAATGTAAAAAAAGAATGGCTAAAAATTCATGGATTGCTCCTTGCATTACTGAATAAACTAGAATCCTTTGAAAATAAATCCGATCATTTTTTAGATTTACAATCCAGTTCCGAATATTATATTCAAAACTATGACTTTCAACGAGAAATCGACACCATGAGTCCTCTCTATTCTGACGATGTAGATAGATTAAAAAACATCAGAATAAAAGTTTTGGAATCTTTACATGATAAACATTTTATTGATAAAATTGAGTCTATTATTACCAAGCTTTAGGTGTATGGTGTGACTGATTCTAAAAAAAAATGTATTTTATGTGGATGTAAGGATCATAAATTGTTTGGATGCAACAAACATTTTTCCAAAAAATGTAGTTGCCATAATAATTAATCAGGATTACAAATTTTACAATTTTTTATATCTGTGAATTTTTTTTCTGCCAAAGAAATTGTTGAGAACCAGTGAAATTCCGTATCTTCATTTTCCGAGTTAGAAAATTTTTCTTTGTTAATTTCAATACATTTGGTTTCGTGAATAATTACTGATTCTTTGTTTTTAATTATCATGTAACCATAATTTGATTTTATTATATTTTCAAATTCTTCTATGTTGATAATCTTTACCATCTTATTCTTTCTTAATTTTTGGACCTGATCTCACATGAAAATTTATACAACATTTACACTCTTTTTTCCTACACTCATCTTCAGAAAAATGACCACAAATACCACATTCACAACTTTTTGCCATATTGTTAATTGTAATTTCAAGAATATAACTAATTTGAGTATTCTTTAACTAAATAACTACTCAAAATATGATTACTTTTTAGATTTCACTTTCTTTTTTGGTGCTTTTGCAGCTTTTGCCTGTCCTTGCAGCTCTTGTTCAACTTCAGCTGCTTTGTTATCTACCACTTTGATGATTTCTTGGATCAGACCATCTAGATCACTATCTGATGCTTCTGGTTCTACTGCACCTGCAATCTCGTTAATTGTATTTGATATTTCTGCACTTACTTGTTCAAAGCTTTCAGGATCTTCATACGCAGCTGCGTACAAATCTTTCAAATTATTTACTTGATTAATCACCTGATCTGTAAGGGTAACTCTGAATGATGTCCCGTTAACTATGACTTGTTTTGTAATCAATAACAGCTTTCGAAATCTAGTCCTTAAAACCTTTTTCACTTGGATTATAGTTAATTAGTATTGAAATTTTTTAAAAGCCCGACTAAAATACTATGTAATCCAATGCGGCAGCATCACTAATTAACGATGTATGCCGTGAGGCTACTACATATCCATTTTTTATCTCATTGGTAGGAATCCATCTGTTAGTTGATGTATAATGTCTTTTTTCAGTTAACTCTTTCTCAATTGCTTCAATGTCGCACTCTCCTTCTTCAATTTGTTGAGTTTCCAAATGTTTTATTGTGATCAAAATTTTGTTTACTTTTACTCTATCTCCAAACTTCCATTGAAGTGGTGGATGTTCATCTGAAACTTCGAGAACCTTGACCTTCATTTCTTTTTTCCCCATTAAATCTCGACTGATTAGCATCCGTTCATCTACAAATTCGTCAAAAGAATATTTCTGGCGGGATTTACTTGTCTCTTCATCGTCTGTAGATTGTAAAAGAGATTCGACTACATCATTTCTCAATGGTTTAGCATACATTTCCCTCTCAGAATTATCGTTATCTGCGGTTGGTGATTCTGATTTTTGTGTAGAAATATTATCTGATTCATTTTCTTGCTTTTTCATTAAATCCGCTAATCGCTTTAATTTTTCAAGAGTGTTTGAATCCGAATCACCGGAATTGTTATTCATACTATTGTTTCACTTTTACTATTAAAAAATGATTTGACTAGTACCCAGTATTGGCTCTAGGGGTTTTTATCTCAAATGGCATTTCATAATCTTTGAGATTAATTTTGAAACGTGTTTTTTCCTTCAAGCCATATACTTCCCCCTCATAAGTGCACACACAATCCATAATCTCATCTCCTTTATGCCAAACTTTGAAAAATTCACGTAATTCTC
It includes:
- the thrC gene encoding threonine synthase, yielding MQDSAYLKCIDPKCGLEYPINSVVVECEKGHLLDVKYKNKQPASLKETFLKRRNPEGSIFNESGVWRFRELLNFCQIDTEDLEECSKYLVSLDGSEGRQSKPYHMSKAAEFVGLHSGNLWLQPEGYNPSGSFKDNGMASAVTHAKLVNAKKIVCASTGNTSASAGMFAANEGIDCDVYIPKGQIAPGKLSQAYQFGAQIIEVEGNFDDALSQSLEDAKNSNGYTVNSINPFRIEGQKTIPFRALEYLEWDAPDWIVYPGGALGNTSSCGKAIMELYEWGWIKKIPRIAVINAEGASTLSDLYNGKFNGEELRWNNGNPNVELIEEYYDDLDKKGIRPKTKATAIQIGRPANILKGLRALDFTDGVATTVSDSEMLDGMSVVGLNGFDCEMASGASPAGVKKLIKEEIIKKDDVVVGILTGRQKDAMLPVDYHNNPQNRFANPPKK